The Stomoxys calcitrans chromosome 3, idStoCalc2.1, whole genome shotgun sequence genome includes a region encoding these proteins:
- the LOC106093014 gene encoding inward rectifier potassium channel irk-1 produces the protein MATTSGSPQMHRSISMPVQPQPLQPKIMKRSQEKETLYEEDYYPESPSCERRRKSRIDDRLGCHSQSDNNILTADWCGSTIELNNDLRRNEIDTIYNRRKPYRVVEKNGRENVIYKRLPEKSWRYIRDFVTTLIELDWKYMLTMFVGSYFLSWTFFALLCYMVAFSHGDLMFDEVTGERLGEGKSPCIIGVYDFTSMFIYSMETQTTIGFGEKYPSDECPETMFLFIMQIVCSIAIEGAMVSIIYAKTARPAKQLTKLKFSNKAVICYRDGKLCLLFRVCDPREQHSIESKIRVYVIVDRPTKEGELLKSHTELKLENDGQQVIVWPETACHVIDESSPLRGLKSAKDLNNAQFELYVSIVGVSPATAQVTEARTSYIPREIFWGQRFINIIKYDTQHKQYVIDYDNFNTTISVDMTNSEGGIQYEKLE, from the exons ATGGCGACTACCTCTGGCAGCCCGCAGATGCATCGTTCTATTTCGATGCCTGTCCAACCACAACCCTTGCAGCCGAAAATTATGAAACGTTCTCAGGAAAAGGAAACATTGTACGAAGAAGACTACTATCCCGAAAGTCCCAGCTGTGAGAGACGTCGCAAATCGCGCATTGATGATCGTTTGGGTTGTCATAGTCAAAGTGATAACAA CATACTCACGGCAGATTGGTGTGGCAgcacaattgaattgaataatgATCTACGAAGAAATG aaattgatACAATTTATAATCGCCGTAAACCGTATAGGGTTGTTGAGAAAAATGGACGGGAAAATGTCATCTATAAGAGGCTGCCAGAGAAGTCTTGGCGTTATATAAGAGATTTTGTAACAACATTG ATCGAATTAGATTGGAAGTATATGCTGACCATGTTTGTGGGAAGTTATTTCCTTAGTTGGACTTTCTTTGCCCTACTCTGCTACATGGTGGCCTTTTCCCATGGAGATTTGATGTTTGACGAGGTGACAGGTGAACGCCTGGGCGAAGGCAAGAGTCCCTGCATCATTGGGGTCTACGATTTTACCTCCATGTTCATATATTCCATGGAGACCCAGACGACCATTGGATTTGGCGAAAAATATCCCAGCGATGAGTGTCCCGAAACTATGTTCCTATTTATAATGCAAATAGTGTGTTCCATAGCCATCGAAGGAGCTATGGTTAGTATAATATATGCTAAAACGGCGCGACCAGCTAAGCAGCTTACAAAATTGAAATTCAGCAATAAGGCGGTG atttgttATCGCGATGGCAAATTATGTCTTTTGTTCCGTGTTTGTGATCCCAGGGAGCAACATAGCATAGAGTCTAAAATAAGGGTCTATGTCATTGTTGATAGGCC TACCAAAGAAGGTGAACTCTTAAAGAGCCATACCGAGCTCAAGTTGGAAAACGATGGTCAACAAGTTATTGTATGGCCAGAAACTGCTTGCCATGTCATCGATGAGTCATCTCCTTTACGTGGCCTGAAAAGTGCCAAAGATTTGAATAATGCTCAATTTGAGTTATATGTCAGCATTGTGGGAGTTTCCCCAGCCACTGCCCAAGTAACAGAGGCCAGAACCTCCTATATTCCCCGGGAGATATTCTGGGGTCAACGTTTTATCAACATCATCAAATATGACACCCAACACAAGCAATATGTTATCGATTATGATAATTTTAATACAACCATATCT GTTGATATGACCAACAGTGAAGGAGGCATTCAATATGAAAAGTTGGAATAG